In a single window of the Serratia quinivorans genome:
- the yecS_6 gene encoding Inner membrane amino-acid ABC transporter permease protein yecS, translating into MSGQYPTDDAELRIVGHRHYGRWFSALLVLLIVGIIAHSMLHNPRFEWAVVAENFTEESIINGVIMTLKLTVISVIFGFAGGVLLALMRLSANPVLVAVSWFYTWFFRAVPMLVQLFLWYNIAALYPRISLWIPFLGEVASAPTNTIISTFSAAVIALVMHQSAYAAEIVRAGIQSVGSGQLEAAKALGYRRGQILWRVVLPQAMRTILPPAGNEVIGQLKTTAVVSVIALQDVLYSAQIIYQRTYEVIPLLLVATLWYLVMTSILSIGQHYVERYFGRGSQASHSNWLFRRRKAPVSQPQGAES; encoded by the coding sequence AGTGGGCAATACCCTACCGACGATGCCGAGCTGCGCATTGTCGGTCATCGGCATTACGGCCGCTGGTTCAGCGCACTGCTGGTGCTGCTGATCGTTGGCATTATCGCCCATTCGATGCTGCATAACCCGCGTTTCGAATGGGCCGTGGTGGCGGAAAACTTCACCGAAGAGTCGATTATCAACGGCGTGATCATGACGCTGAAGCTGACGGTGATTTCAGTGATCTTCGGCTTCGCCGGCGGCGTGCTGCTGGCACTGATGCGCCTGTCTGCTAATCCGGTGCTGGTGGCGGTGAGCTGGTTCTATACCTGGTTCTTCCGCGCGGTACCGATGCTGGTGCAGCTTTTCCTGTGGTACAACATCGCCGCGCTCTATCCGCGCATCAGCCTGTGGATCCCGTTCCTTGGGGAAGTTGCCAGCGCGCCGACTAATACCATTATCAGCACCTTCAGCGCGGCGGTGATCGCATTGGTAATGCATCAATCGGCTTACGCGGCAGAAATTGTTCGTGCCGGTATCCAAAGCGTCGGCAGCGGTCAGTTGGAAGCCGCCAAGGCCCTGGGTTATCGCCGTGGGCAAATCTTGTGGCGGGTGGTTTTGCCGCAGGCGATGCGCACTATTTTGCCACCGGCCGGTAATGAGGTGATCGGGCAGCTAAAAACCACCGCGGTGGTATCGGTGATTGCCCTGCAGGACGTGCTGTATTCGGCGCAGATCATCTACCAGCGCACCTACGAAGTCATTCCGCTGCTGCTGGTGGCCACGCTGTGGTATCTGGTGATGACCTCAATTTTGTCGATCGGCCAGCACTACGTTGAACGCTACTTTGGTCGAGGCAGCCAGGCCAGCCACAGCAACTGGCTGTTTCGCCGCCGCAAGGCGCCGGTTAGCCAG